The following coding sequences are from one Lycium ferocissimum isolate CSIRO_LF1 chromosome 3, AGI_CSIRO_Lferr_CH_V1, whole genome shotgun sequence window:
- the LOC132049576 gene encoding calcium-dependent protein kinase 13-like → MAPEVLKRNYGPEIDIWSAGVILYILLCGVPPFWAESEQGVAQAILRGAIDFKREPWPSISDSAKNLVRQMLEPDAKLRLTAKQVLEHPWLQNAKKAPNVPLGDMVKSRLKQFALMNRFKRKALRVIADFLSNEEVEDLNEMFGKIDTDNDGIVSVEELKAGLQKFNSQLADSEVKMLIEAIETNGKGTLDYGEFIAISLHLQRMANDEHLHRAFSFFDKDGNGYIEPNELRDALMEDG, encoded by the exons ATGGCTCCAGAGGTGCTCAAGCGGAACTATGGACCAGAAATAGATATATGGAGTGCAGGAgtcattttatatattttgttatgtgGGGTTCCTCCATTTTGGGCCG AATCTGAACAAGGAGTTGCGCAGGCAATCTTGCGAGGGGCAATAGATTTCAAGCGTGAGCCCTGGCCAAGTATTTCAGACAGTGCTAAGAATCTTGTACGTCAAATGCTGGAGCCAGATGCAAAGCTACGACTGACTGCAAAACAAGTACTTG AACATCCTTGGCTTCAAAATGCTAAGAAGGCTCCAAATGTTCCTCTTGGAGATATGGTCAAGTCAAGACTTAAGCAGTTCGCACTGATGAATAGGTTTAAGAGGAAAGCTCTGAGG GTGATTGCTGATTTCTTGTCtaatgaagaagttgaagacctCAATGAAATGTTTGGCAAGATAGATACTGATAATGATGGTATTGTTTCTGTTGAAGAACTAAAAGCTGGACTTCAAAAGTTTAATTCACAGTTGGCTGATTCTGAAGTAAAGATGCTTATTGAAGCT ATTGAAACTAATGGGAAAGGAACTCTGGACTACGGGGAATTTATTGCTATTTCACTCCATCTTCAGAGGATGGCAAATGATGAACATCTACACAGAGCTTTCTCCTTCTTCGACAAGGATGGCAATGGTTATATTGAACCAAATGAGCTTCGGGATGCATTAATGGAGGATGGTTGA